The following proteins are co-located in the Poecile atricapillus isolate bPoeAtr1 chromosome 2, bPoeAtr1.hap1, whole genome shotgun sequence genome:
- the LOC131575180 gene encoding ovalbumin-like, producing the protein MGSIGPVSTEVCCDIFRELRSQSVQENVCYSPLLIISTLSMVYIGAKDNTKAQIEKAIHLDKIPGFGESTESQCGTSVSIHTSLKDIFTQITKPSDNYSISIASRLYAEEKYPILPEYIQCVKELYKGGLESISFQTAAEKSRKLINSWVESQTNGTIKNILQPSSVSSQTDMILVSAIYFKGLWEKAFKEEDTQTVPFRITEQESKPVKMMSQTGTFKVAEIPSEKCRILELPYASGRLSLWVLLPDDISGLEQLETAITPENLKEWTSSSKMEERKIKVYLPRMKIEEKYNLTSVLKSLGITDLFSSSANLSGISSAESLKVSGAFHEAFVEIYEAGSKVVRPSGAGVDDTSVSEEIRADHPFLFFIKHNPSDSILFFGRCFSP; encoded by the exons GGGCTCCATCGGTCCAGTGAGCACAGAAGTTTGCTGTGACATATTCAGGGAGCTGAGAAGCCAGAGTGTCCAGGAGAATGTCTGCTACTCCCCTCTGCTCATCATTTCAACCCTCTCCATGGTCTACATAGGTGCAAAAGATAACACCAAGGCTCAGATAGAAAAG GCTATCCACCTTGataaaatcccaggatttggagAGAGCACTGAATCTCAG TGTGGCACATCTGTGAGCATCCACACTTCACTTAAGGACATCTTCACCCAAATCACCAAACCAAGTGACAATTATTCGATCAGCATTGCCAGCAGACTTTATGCTGAAGAGAAATACCCAATTCTGCCG GAATACATACAATGTGTGAAGGAACTGTACAAGGGAGGTTTGGAATCTATCAGCTTtcaaacagctgcagaaaaatccagaaagcTCATAAATTCCTGGGTTGAAAGTCAGACAAATG GGACAATCAAAAATATCCTTCAACCAAGCTCCGTGAGTTCACAAACTGATATGATCCTGGTCAGTGCCATCTACTTCAAAGGATTGTGGGAGAAAGCATTTAAGGAAGAAGATACCCAGACAGTTCCTTTCAGAATTACTGAG CAAGAAAGCAAACCTGTGAAGATGATGTCTCAGACTGGTACATTTAAAGTGGCAGAGATCCCTTCTGAGAAATGTAGGATCCTGGAGCTTCCATATGCCAGTGGTCGGCTGAGCCTGTGGGTGCTGTTGCCTGATGACATctctggcctggagcag CTTGAGACTGCAATCACCCCTGAAAATCTCAAGGAATGGACCAGTTCTAGTAAGATGGAGGAGAGGAAAATTAAAGTCTATCTTCCCCGCATGAAGATTGAGGAGAAATATAACCTCACATCTGTCTTAAAATCCTTGGGTATCACCGACCTGTTCAGCTCATCAGCCAATCTCTCTGGTATCTCTTCAGCAGAGAGCCTGAAGGTGTCTGGAGCATTCCATGAGGCATTTGTGGAGATTTATGAAGCAGGCAGTAAGGTGGTACGCCCATCAGGAGCTGGGGTAGATGACACAAGTGTCTCTGAAGAGATTAGGGCTGATCACCCTTTCCTCTTCTTCATCAAGCACAACCCAAGTGACAGCATCTTGTTCTTTGGCAGATGCTTTTCCCCTTAA